A portion of the Bubalus kerabau isolate K-KA32 ecotype Philippines breed swamp buffalo chromosome 1, PCC_UOA_SB_1v2, whole genome shotgun sequence genome contains these proteins:
- the LOC129651636 gene encoding lysozyme C, tracheal isozyme-like: protein MLNSKSSSPGQLGHLASVNMKALLILGLLLLSVAVQGKKFERCELARTLKKLGLAGYKGVSLANWMCLAEGESSYNTQAINYNPGSKSTDYGIFQINSKWWCNDGKTPKAVNGCGVSCSALLKDDITQAVACAKKIVTQQGIRAWVAWKNKCQNRDLTRYVKGCGV, encoded by the exons ATGTTAAATAGCAAGTCCAGCTCACCTGGTCAACTTGGACATTTGGCTTCTGTGAACATGAAGGCTCTCCTTATTCTGGGGCTTCTGCTCCTTTCTGTTGCTGTCCAGGGCAAGAAATTTGAGAGGTGTGAGCTTGCCAGAACTCTGAAGAAACTTGGATTGGCTGGCTACAAGGGAGTCAGCCTGGCAAACT ggatgTGTTTGGCCGAAGGAGAAAGCAGTTATAACACACAAGCTATAAACTATAATCCTGGAAGCAAAAGCACTGATTATGGGATATTTCAGATCAACAGCAAATGGTGGTGTAATGATGGCAAAACCCCAAAAGCAGTTAACGGCTGTGGCGTATCCTGCAGTG CTTTGCTGAAAGATGACATCACTCAAGCTGTAGCATGTGCAAAGAAGATTGTCACTCAGCAAGGCATTAGAGCGTG GGTGGCATGGAAAAACAAGTGTCAAAACCGAGATCTCACGAGATATGTTAAGGGTTGCGGAGTGTAA